Proteins from a single region of Stutzerimonas stutzeri:
- the rapA gene encoding RNA polymerase-associated protein RapA: MAQQYLPGQRWISDSEAELGLGTILTQDGRMLTVLYPATGETRQYATRSAPLTRVRFVPGDEITHFEGWKMTVREVDDVDGLLVYHGLTAQNEARTLPETELSNFIQFRLASDRLFAGQIDPLGWFSLRYHTLHHQSAQLQSSLWGLGGVRAQPIAHQLHIAKEVADRIAPRVLLADEVGLGKTIEAGLVIHRQLLSGRANRVLILVPENLQHQWLVEMRRRFNLEVALFDSERFIESDASNPFEDTQLALVSLEWLKEDERAQDAAFAAGWDLLVVDEAHHLVWHPENASPEYKLVEQLAEVIPGVLLLTATPEQLGQESHFARLRLLDPNRFHDLEAFRAESTSYQPVAQAVQELLDEGRLSQQAHQTIHDFLGAEGEALLAAATDGDIEASSRLIRELLDRHGTGRLLFRNTRAAVQGFPERRLHPYPLPCPAEYLELPLGEHAELYPEVAFQSQQDDGEASNRWWQFDPRVEWLIDTLKMLKKFKVLVICAHAETALDLEDALRVRSGIPATVFHEGMSILERDRAAAYFADEEFGAQVLICSEIGSEGRNFQFSHHLVLFDLPAHPDLLEQRIGRLDRIGQQHIIQLHVPYLETSPQERLFQWYHQALNAFLNTCPTGNALQHRFGPRLLSQLEEGDDEAYQLLIDEARAERERLEAELHSGRDRLLELNSGGGEQGKALVEAIEEQDDQFALPIYMEQLFDAFGIDSEDHSENALVLRPSEKMLDASFPLGDDEAVTITYDREQALVREDMQFLTWEHPMVQGGMDLVLSGSMGNTAVALIKNKALKPGTVLLELLFVSEVVAPRALQLSRFLPPLALRCLLDGNGNDLASKVAFDTLNDQLESVPRASANKFVQAQRDVLATQIVAAEAKIAPRHTERVAEAQRKLRAGLDEELARLVALQAVNPSVRDSEIEALRQQREDGLAALDKAALRLEAIRVLAAG; this comes from the coding sequence ATGGCGCAGCAGTATCTACCGGGGCAACGCTGGATCAGCGACAGCGAGGCAGAACTCGGCCTCGGAACCATTCTGACCCAGGATGGACGGATGCTCACCGTGCTCTACCCTGCTACCGGCGAAACCCGCCAGTACGCCACACGCAGTGCGCCACTAACGCGAGTGCGCTTCGTGCCGGGTGACGAGATCACCCACTTCGAAGGCTGGAAGATGACGGTGCGCGAAGTCGACGACGTCGACGGCCTGCTGGTCTACCACGGTTTAACCGCGCAGAACGAAGCCCGCACGCTGCCGGAAACCGAGCTATCGAACTTCATTCAGTTCCGCCTGGCCAGCGACCGCCTGTTCGCCGGGCAGATCGACCCGCTGGGCTGGTTCAGCCTGCGCTATCATACCCTGCACCACCAGAGCGCTCAGCTGCAGTCTTCGCTGTGGGGGCTGGGTGGCGTGCGTGCGCAGCCCATCGCGCACCAGCTACACATTGCCAAGGAAGTCGCCGACCGCATCGCTCCGCGTGTACTGCTTGCCGACGAAGTGGGCCTCGGCAAGACCATTGAAGCCGGCCTGGTCATCCATCGTCAGCTGCTCTCGGGCCGCGCCAACCGAGTACTGATCCTGGTACCGGAAAACCTCCAGCACCAATGGCTGGTAGAAATGCGCCGCCGCTTTAACCTGGAAGTCGCCCTGTTCGACTCCGAGCGTTTCATCGAGAGCGATGCCAGCAACCCGTTCGAAGACACACAGCTGGCACTGGTATCGCTGGAGTGGCTCAAGGAAGACGAGCGCGCTCAAGACGCAGCCTTCGCTGCCGGCTGGGATCTGTTGGTGGTGGACGAGGCGCATCACCTTGTCTGGCATCCGGAAAACGCCAGCCCCGAATACAAGCTGGTCGAGCAACTGGCCGAAGTTATCCCCGGCGTACTGTTGCTGACCGCGACCCCAGAGCAGCTGGGCCAGGAAAGCCACTTCGCACGCCTGCGTCTGCTGGATCCGAACCGTTTTCATGATCTGGAGGCTTTCCGGGCAGAAAGCACCAGCTACCAGCCGGTGGCCCAGGCGGTGCAGGAGCTGCTTGACGAAGGGCGTCTCTCGCAGCAGGCCCACCAGACCATTCACGACTTCCTCGGCGCCGAAGGCGAAGCTCTGCTCGCGGCTGCTACCGATGGCGACATCGAGGCCAGCAGCCGCCTGATCCGCGAGCTGCTCGACCGGCACGGCACCGGCCGCCTGCTGTTCCGCAACACCCGCGCCGCCGTACAGGGCTTTCCCGAGCGCCGGCTGCATCCCTATCCACTGCCCTGCCCGGCCGAATACCTCGAACTGCCGCTGGGCGAGCATGCCGAGCTGTATCCGGAAGTGGCCTTCCAGAGCCAGCAGGACGACGGCGAAGCGAGCAATCGCTGGTGGCAGTTCGACCCACGTGTCGAGTGGCTGATCGACACGCTGAAGATGCTGAAGAAGTTCAAGGTGCTGGTCATCTGCGCCCATGCCGAGACTGCGCTGGACCTGGAAGATGCGCTGCGCGTGCGCTCGGGCATTCCAGCCACAGTGTTTCATGAAGGCATGAGCATCCTCGAGCGCGACCGCGCGGCAGCCTATTTTGCCGACGAGGAATTTGGCGCACAGGTGCTGATCTGTTCGGAGATCGGCAGTGAAGGCCGCAACTTCCAGTTCAGCCACCATCTGGTGCTGTTCGACCTGCCGGCACACCCGGATCTGCTGGAGCAGCGCATCGGCCGCCTCGACCGTATCGGTCAGCAACACATCATCCAGCTGCACGTGCCCTATCTGGAAACCAGCCCGCAGGAACGCCTGTTCCAGTGGTATCACCAGGCGCTGAATGCCTTCCTCAATACCTGCCCGACCGGTAACGCACTGCAGCATCGGTTCGGTCCACGTTTACTGTCGCAGCTGGAAGAAGGCGACGACGAGGCCTATCAACTGCTGATCGACGAAGCCCGCGCTGAGCGTGAGCGCCTGGAAGCCGAGTTGCACAGCGGCCGTGACCGCCTGCTGGAACTCAATTCCGGTGGCGGCGAGCAAGGTAAAGCCCTGGTCGAAGCCATCGAGGAACAGGATGACCAGTTCGCCCTCCCTATCTACATGGAGCAGCTGTTCGACGCATTTGGCATCGACAGCGAGGATCACTCGGAAAACGCTCTGGTGCTGCGCCCGAGCGAAAAGATGCTGGATGCCAGCTTCCCGCTGGGTGATGACGAAGCTGTAACCATCACCTACGACCGCGAGCAGGCGCTGGTTCGTGAAGACATGCAATTTCTCACCTGGGAACATCCCATGGTGCAAGGGGGTATGGACCTCGTGTTGTCCGGCTCCATGGGCAACACCGCCGTGGCGCTGATCAAGAACAAGGCCCTCAAGCCGGGCACCGTCCTGCTGGAGTTACTGTTTGTCAGTGAAGTGGTTGCGCCTCGCGCACTGCAGCTGAGTCGCTTCCTGCCGCCGTTGGCGCTGCGTTGCCTGCTTGACGGCAATGGCAACGATCTGGCATCGAAGGTGGCGTTCGACACCCTGAACGATCAGCTGGAAAGCGTACCGCGGGCCAGTGCCAACAAGTTCGTCCAAGCTCAGCGCGACGTACTGGCGACGCAGATCGTGGCCGCCGAAGCCAAGATCGCGCCGCGCCACACCGAGCGCGTCGCCGAGGCGCAGCGCAAGCTCAGAGCAGGTCTGGATGAAGAGCTCGCCCGGCTGGTGGCCTTGCAAGCGGTCAATCCGAGCGTGCGCGACAGCGAGATCGAAGCCTTGCGCCAGCAGCGTGAAGACGGCCTGGCAGCGCTGGACAAGGCTGCACTGCGGTTGGAGGCAATCCGGGTGTTGGCCGCCGGTTGA
- the ccoM gene encoding cytochrome c oxidase subunit CcoM — protein MFVDNVVLAGVVTVGLMVAFLAGFGYFIWRDAHKKS, from the coding sequence ATGTTTGTCGATAATGTGGTGCTCGCAGGGGTGGTCACGGTCGGCCTGATGGTCGCCTTCCTCGCAGGTTTCGGATATTTCATCTGGCGGGATGCTCACAAGAAGAGCTGA
- a CDS encoding spinster family MFS transporter, which translates to MQPSTQASNAWRVLFLLFLANLFNFFDRTIPAIIAEPIRLEWNLNDFQLGLIGTAFTIVYAIAGLPLGRMADLGSRRKIMGWGLTAWSGLTAVNGLAWNFWSFLLVRMGIGIGEASYAPAANSLIGDLFPAHKRSRAMGIFMLGLPLGLLLAFFTIGSMVEAFGSWRAPFFIAAVPGLVLALFIFMIKEPSRGAAETVKVSQEPVKQPMRKVLSIRTFWWLVMAGLAFNFATYACNAFMVPLLMRYHGMPLVEASVATGVIVGLTGLVGLTLGGWVADRIHQRFARGRLIFAAVSMLIATIATGYALLAGRIEAGVFVAVFSIGWLFSYNFYTCVYTAIQDVVEPRLRATAMALFFAGLYLLGGGMGTVVVGLLSDHFAEAAMLAAGASEMAEAFRAEGLHGAMYLIPGSLLLTMVFLFMASRTFCADAKRMTAGMAADAPGAEAVPA; encoded by the coding sequence ATGCAGCCTTCCACCCAAGCATCCAACGCCTGGCGCGTGCTGTTTCTGCTGTTCCTGGCGAACCTGTTCAACTTCTTCGATCGCACCATTCCGGCGATCATCGCCGAGCCGATCCGGTTGGAGTGGAATCTCAATGACTTCCAGCTCGGCTTGATCGGCACCGCATTCACCATCGTCTATGCCATTGCCGGCTTGCCGTTGGGGCGCATGGCTGACCTCGGCTCGCGGCGCAAGATCATGGGCTGGGGGCTCACCGCCTGGAGTGGCCTCACGGCTGTGAATGGGCTGGCCTGGAACTTCTGGAGCTTCCTGCTGGTGCGCATGGGCATCGGCATCGGTGAGGCAAGCTATGCGCCGGCAGCCAACTCGCTGATCGGTGATCTGTTCCCGGCACACAAACGCTCTCGGGCGATGGGTATTTTCATGCTGGGGCTGCCGCTGGGGTTGCTACTGGCGTTCTTCACCATTGGCTCGATGGTCGAGGCGTTCGGCAGCTGGCGTGCACCCTTCTTCATCGCCGCGGTACCCGGGCTGGTGCTGGCGCTGTTCATCTTCATGATCAAGGAGCCATCGCGCGGCGCCGCCGAGACCGTCAAGGTTTCGCAGGAGCCGGTGAAGCAGCCGATGCGCAAGGTGTTGTCGATTCGCACCTTTTGGTGGCTGGTGATGGCCGGGCTGGCGTTCAACTTCGCAACCTATGCCTGCAACGCGTTCATGGTGCCGCTGCTGATGCGTTACCACGGCATGCCGCTGGTAGAAGCCTCGGTCGCCACTGGCGTCATCGTCGGCCTGACTGGCCTGGTCGGGCTGACGCTGGGCGGTTGGGTCGCCGACCGAATTCATCAGCGCTTCGCTCGCGGTCGCTTGATTTTCGCCGCTGTGAGTATGCTGATCGCCACCATCGCGACCGGCTACGCGCTACTGGCCGGGCGTATCGAGGCCGGCGTGTTCGTCGCGGTATTCAGCATCGGCTGGTTGTTCTCGTACAACTTCTACACCTGCGTCTATACCGCGATCCAGGATGTGGTCGAGCCGCGCCTGCGGGCCACCGCTATGGCGCTGTTCTTCGCCGGCCTTTACCTGCTCGGCGGCGGCATGGGGACGGTCGTGGTAGGCCTGCTCTCGGATCACTTTGCCGAAGCCGCGATGCTTGCCGCCGGTGCTAGCGAAATGGCCGAGGCATTCCGAGCCGAAGGATTGCACGGGGCGATGTACCTGATCCCGGGCTCGCTGCTGTTGACCATGGTGTTCCTGTTCATGGCATCGCGGACCTTCTGCGCCGATGCCAAGCGCATGACTGCGGGGATGGCTGCAGATGCGCCCGGAGCGGAAGCAGTACCTGCCTGA
- a CDS encoding hydroxypyruvate isomerase family protein, which produces MRIAANLSLLFTELPLAERILAARTAGFDGVEIQFPYELPAIRLKELLERAGVPLVLINLPAGDLLQGGPGLAAVPERQEAFDIALQEALTYALMARPASVNVLPGRLAEGVERELALATLERNLWKTADAFDMLGIRVLCEAINPLDMPGFLINTAEDLRALLERVEHPNCLAQLDFYHMARQQLDLPGCIAQLGDRIGHVQFADCPGRGAPGTGCVDFAAALHALQASGYQGWLSAEYKPGEQGSGASLGWLAEWRDR; this is translated from the coding sequence ATGAGGATCGCTGCCAATCTGTCGCTGCTGTTCACTGAGCTTCCGCTTGCCGAACGAATTCTCGCCGCGCGCACGGCTGGCTTCGATGGTGTGGAAATTCAGTTTCCCTACGAGCTGCCGGCCATTCGCCTGAAAGAACTGCTGGAGCGGGCGGGCGTGCCACTCGTGTTGATCAACCTGCCAGCCGGCGATCTGCTGCAGGGCGGGCCTGGGCTGGCCGCGGTACCCGAGCGTCAGGAGGCGTTCGACATCGCGTTGCAGGAGGCCCTGACCTACGCGCTGATGGCCCGCCCGGCGAGCGTCAACGTACTGCCAGGACGGCTGGCCGAGGGCGTTGAGCGCGAGCTGGCGCTGGCAACCCTCGAACGTAATCTTTGGAAAACTGCCGATGCCTTCGACATGCTCGGCATTCGCGTGCTCTGCGAAGCGATCAACCCGCTGGATATGCCGGGCTTTCTGATCAACACCGCGGAAGACCTCAGGGCGCTGCTGGAGCGGGTCGAGCACCCCAACTGCTTGGCGCAACTGGATTTCTATCATATGGCCCGTCAGCAGTTGGATCTGCCGGGCTGCATTGCGCAGCTGGGTGATCGAATCGGCCATGTGCAGTTCGCCGATTGCCCAGGCCGCGGCGCGCCTGGCACGGGTTGTGTGGACTTCGCCGCTGCGCTGCACGCCTTGCAGGCCAGCGGCTACCAGGGCTGGCTGAGTGCCGAGTACAAGCCGGGTGAGCAGGGCTCCGGCGCCAGTCTTGGCTGGCTGGCCGAGTGGCGCGATCGCTGA
- a CDS encoding putative selenate ABC transporter substrate-binding protein — MLKRSLAAVAGLALSLSIATTHAAETLRVSAIPDEAPTELIRKFKPLGEYLEQQLGMPVKFTPVSDYAAVVESLASDRLDLAWLGGFTFVQTRLKTGDAIPLVQREQDEKFTSKFITADPEVKSLADLKGKTFAFGSVSSTSGSLMPRYFMLKDGIEPEKFFKRIAYSGAHDATAAWVEAGKADAGVLNASVWDKLVAAGKINTDKVRVISTTPPYYDYNWTVRGNLDPALVEKIKAAFLALDPANPEHKAILDLQAASRFIETKPENYEGIEEAARAAGLLK, encoded by the coding sequence ATGCTGAAGCGCTCCCTGGCAGCCGTCGCCGGCCTTGCCCTGTCCCTGTCTATTGCTACTACTCACGCCGCCGAAACCCTGCGGGTTTCTGCCATCCCCGACGAAGCCCCGACCGAGCTGATTCGCAAGTTCAAGCCGCTGGGTGAGTACCTGGAACAACAGCTGGGCATGCCGGTGAAATTCACCCCGGTATCGGACTACGCCGCCGTTGTAGAATCCCTGGCCTCTGATCGCCTCGATCTCGCCTGGCTGGGTGGTTTCACCTTTGTGCAGACGCGCCTGAAGACCGGCGATGCAATCCCCCTGGTACAGCGCGAGCAGGATGAAAAGTTCACCAGCAAATTCATTACCGCTGATCCCGAAGTGAAGTCGCTGGCGGACCTGAAGGGCAAGACCTTCGCTTTCGGCTCCGTGTCTTCGACCTCCGGCAGCCTGATGCCGCGTTACTTCATGCTCAAGGATGGCATCGAGCCGGAGAAATTCTTCAAGCGCATCGCTTACTCCGGCGCCCACGACGCTACCGCCGCCTGGGTCGAAGCCGGCAAGGCCGATGCCGGCGTGCTCAACGCTTCGGTGTGGGACAAGCTGGTCGCAGCGGGCAAGATCAATACCGACAAGGTTCGCGTCATCTCCACCACCCCGCCCTATTACGATTACAACTGGACGGTGCGCGGCAACCTTGATCCAGCGCTGGTCGAGAAGATCAAGGCGGCGTTCCTGGCGCTTGACCCGGCCAACCCGGAGCACAAGGCAATCCTCGACCTACAGGCCGCCAGCCGCTTCATCGAGACCAAGCCGGAGAACTACGAAGGCATCGAGGAAGCCGCACGCGCCGCCGGACTGTTGAAGTGA
- a CDS encoding alpha-ketoglutarate-dependent dioxygenase AlkB family protein codes for MHHADAGCESSIELPDAVLDYRAHWIDSETADALLRELIDATPWTQPEIRIYGRLLAVPRLVAWYGDPGVGYRYSGLRHEPLAWTPSLQRIRERLQGETGHRFNGVLLNLYRDGRDAMGWHSDDEAELGDCPTVASLSLGAERRFDLRRKGGGRIQHSLVLGHGSLLVMSGATQHHWQHQIARTSKVLQPRLNLTFRLIQPRPT; via the coding sequence ATGCACCACGCTGACGCGGGCTGTGAGTCATCGATCGAACTGCCTGATGCTGTGCTGGACTACCGCGCACATTGGATCGATAGCGAAACCGCTGACGCCTTGTTGCGAGAGCTGATCGACGCCACGCCCTGGACGCAGCCCGAAATTCGAATCTACGGTCGCTTGCTCGCGGTGCCGCGGCTGGTTGCCTGGTACGGTGATCCTGGCGTCGGGTATCGCTATTCTGGCCTGCGGCATGAGCCGCTGGCGTGGACGCCGTCGCTGCAGCGAATTCGCGAGCGATTGCAGGGGGAGACCGGCCATCGTTTCAATGGAGTGCTGCTCAACCTGTATCGCGATGGACGCGACGCCATGGGTTGGCACAGCGATGATGAAGCCGAGCTGGGTGATTGTCCGACGGTCGCTTCGCTGAGTCTGGGCGCAGAGCGGCGCTTTGACCTGCGGCGCAAGGGCGGTGGACGAATCCAGCATTCGCTCGTCCTTGGCCACGGCTCGCTGCTGGTCATGAGTGGTGCAACGCAGCATCATTGGCAACATCAGATCGCGCGTACCAGCAAGGTGCTGCAGCCGCGCCTCAATTTGACCTTCCGCCTGATCCAGCCGAGACCGACTTGA
- a CDS encoding undecaprenyl-diphosphate phosphatase, with product MDLIQIIVLAIVQGLTEFLPVSSSAHLILFPHLAGWEDQGLAFDVAVHLGTLVAVVWYFRQEVFGMTRDWFASVSRRQRVGDSRLAWAVILGTIPAGIAGLLFKDFIEVQLRSPLVIAWATIGFGLLLWWSDVVGRRTAQPRDEHSLTWKDILLIGCAQALALIPGTSRSGVTMTAGLLLGLSRSGAARFSFLLSIPIIVLASALSTLDLIEGGAAVDWTAMGLGVVLSAVSAYLCIHIFLKLLERVGMLPFVIYRVILGVVLLVLFSGA from the coding sequence ATGGACTTAATTCAGATCATCGTCCTGGCCATCGTGCAGGGGCTTACCGAGTTCTTGCCGGTATCGAGCTCGGCCCATCTGATTCTTTTCCCGCACCTCGCAGGGTGGGAAGACCAGGGACTGGCATTCGACGTCGCCGTACACCTAGGCACTCTGGTCGCTGTGGTTTGGTACTTCCGCCAGGAAGTGTTCGGCATGACCCGCGACTGGTTCGCGTCCGTGTCGCGCCGTCAGCGAGTGGGCGACAGCCGGCTGGCCTGGGCGGTGATTCTTGGAACGATCCCCGCCGGTATCGCCGGCCTGCTGTTCAAGGACTTCATCGAAGTACAGCTGCGCTCACCACTGGTGATCGCCTGGGCGACCATCGGCTTCGGTTTGCTGCTGTGGTGGTCGGACGTGGTCGGCCGGCGCACTGCGCAACCGCGCGATGAGCACAGCCTGACCTGGAAGGACATTCTGCTGATCGGCTGCGCCCAGGCGCTGGCATTGATCCCTGGCACGTCCCGCTCGGGCGTAACCATGACTGCCGGCTTGCTGTTGGGGCTTTCGCGCTCGGGTGCCGCGCGCTTTTCCTTTCTGCTGTCGATTCCGATCATCGTGCTCGCCAGCGCGCTGAGCACACTCGATCTCATAGAAGGTGGCGCAGCCGTAGACTGGACGGCAATGGGGTTGGGTGTGGTGCTGTCGGCAGTAAGCGCCTACCTGTGCATCCACATTTTTCTGAAACTGTTGGAACGCGTCGGCATGCTGCCGTTCGTGATCTACCGAGTGATTCTCGGTGTCGTACTGCTGGTTCTGTTCAGCGGCGCCTGA
- a CDS encoding CHAD domain-containing protein: MAYRIRPARNAAKEVRKAALGRINKAIQALCVAPAERAEGVHQARKRFKELRALLRLVREPLGTRFKVDNRRLRDAGRRLAESRDAAAMLESWDALARTDQPLFVSDPFRQIRLQLQQRAAPDGEAHTGFDVEVTQVLGELRSLTQDVKHWQLPGKGFGLLADGFRRTYTDGVRDLARAQKEDSDELLHEWRKRVKDHWYHCQLLSPCWPDALESRAEQLKQVADALGDDHDLAMMTQLMQREPDLFGAPETRDLLQRCIEQRRAQLQQRALHLGSRLYAEPPKALAARVGAYWRIARKEQA; this comes from the coding sequence ATGGCCTATCGAATACGCCCTGCGCGCAACGCTGCCAAAGAGGTACGCAAAGCCGCGCTGGGACGCATCAACAAGGCGATCCAGGCGCTTTGCGTTGCGCCAGCCGAGCGCGCCGAGGGCGTTCACCAGGCGCGCAAGCGTTTCAAGGAGCTGCGCGCGCTGCTGCGGCTCGTGCGTGAACCCTTGGGCACGCGCTTCAAGGTCGACAATCGCCGCCTGCGGGACGCCGGGCGACGCCTGGCAGAGTCGCGCGATGCCGCAGCCATGCTGGAAAGCTGGGACGCCTTGGCGCGCACCGATCAGCCGTTGTTTGTCAGCGATCCATTTCGCCAGATCCGTCTGCAGTTGCAGCAGCGCGCCGCACCGGATGGCGAGGCGCACACCGGCTTCGATGTCGAGGTGACGCAGGTGCTTGGCGAACTGCGCTCGCTGACTCAGGACGTGAAACATTGGCAATTGCCCGGCAAGGGCTTCGGGTTGCTCGCCGACGGATTTCGGCGGACTTACACCGATGGTGTGCGGGATCTCGCTCGGGCTCAGAAGGAAGACTCGGACGAGCTGCTCCACGAGTGGCGCAAGCGTGTGAAGGATCATTGGTACCACTGTCAGCTGCTGTCTCCGTGCTGGCCGGATGCGCTGGAAAGCCGAGCCGAGCAACTCAAACAGGTAGCTGACGCCCTGGGTGATGACCATGACCTGGCGATGATGACGCAATTGATGCAGCGCGAGCCCGACCTGTTTGGCGCGCCAGAAACGCGGGACCTGTTGCAACGCTGTATCGAGCAACGTCGCGCTCAGTTGCAGCAGCGCGCATTGCACCTTGGCAGCCGGCTGTATGCCGAGCCGCCTAAAGCGCTGGCGGCCCGTGTGGGTGCGTACTGGCGAATCGCCCGCAAAGAGCAGGCTTAG
- a CDS encoding Hsp70 family protein, translating into MLNALPARACGIDFGTSNSTVGWWRPDVDPLIALEGEQPTLPSVVFFNLEERRPVYGRLALNEYLEGYEGRLMRSLKSLLGSKLLKSETTVLGSSMPFKEILGLFLGTLKQRAETAAGRPFEEVVLGRPVFFVDDDPQADREAADTLAAAARKIGFRDVSFQYEPIAAAFDYESRIEREERVLIVDIGGGTSDFSLVRLSPERRAVADRQADILATGGVHIGGTDFDKQLSLHGVMPLFGYGSRMKSDAPMPTSTHLNLATWHTINAVYAPASQRALRSMRYDIVDPTGIDRLFRLIDQRAGHWLAMQVEQSKIELTEQQYFAIDFERIEPALRVELTRQGFESAIAPLLDRIGGSIGQLLADAGVRHDEVDTVFFTGGSSAIPALRESVAGLLPRARHVEGNRFGSIGSGLAIEARKRYG; encoded by the coding sequence ATGCTCAACGCCTTACCTGCCCGCGCCTGCGGCATCGACTTCGGCACTTCCAACTCCACGGTTGGCTGGTGGCGGCCTGACGTCGATCCGCTGATTGCTCTCGAAGGCGAGCAACCGACCTTGCCTTCGGTGGTGTTCTTCAATCTCGAAGAGCGCCGTCCTGTCTACGGCCGGCTGGCGCTGAACGAATATCTGGAGGGTTACGAAGGCCGCCTGATGCGGTCGCTCAAGAGCTTGCTCGGCTCCAAGTTGCTGAAAAGCGAAACCACGGTGCTCGGCAGTTCCATGCCATTCAAGGAAATCCTCGGCCTGTTCCTCGGCACCCTCAAGCAGCGCGCCGAAACGGCTGCGGGCCGGCCATTCGAGGAGGTCGTGCTGGGGCGCCCTGTGTTTTTTGTCGATGACGACCCGCAGGCCGATCGAGAAGCGGCGGACACCCTGGCCGCAGCGGCGCGCAAGATCGGTTTCCGCGATGTGTCTTTCCAATACGAACCGATCGCCGCGGCCTTCGATTACGAGTCGCGTATCGAGCGCGAAGAGCGCGTGTTGATCGTCGATATCGGTGGCGGTACGTCGGACTTCTCGCTGGTGCGGCTCTCGCCGGAGCGGCGGGCTGTCGCTGATCGTCAGGCGGACATTCTGGCCACGGGTGGCGTGCATATCGGCGGCACCGATTTCGACAAGCAGCTCAGCCTGCACGGCGTGATGCCGCTGTTCGGCTATGGCAGTCGGATGAAAAGCGATGCGCCGATGCCCACCAGCACCCACCTGAACCTGGCCACGTGGCACACCATCAATGCGGTTTACGCACCCGCGTCGCAACGCGCGTTGCGGAGCATGCGCTACGACATCGTCGACCCCACTGGTATCGATCGTCTGTTCCGCCTGATCGACCAGCGCGCCGGACACTGGCTGGCGATGCAAGTCGAGCAGAGCAAGATCGAGCTGACGGAGCAGCAATATTTCGCCATCGATTTCGAACGTATCGAACCGGCGCTACGGGTCGAGCTGACCCGTCAGGGATTCGAAAGCGCCATCGCGCCATTGCTCGACCGCATCGGCGGCAGTATTGGCCAGCTGCTGGCGGATGCCGGGGTGCGCCATGATGAGGTCGATACGGTGTTCTTCACTGGCGGCTCGAGTGCCATTCCGGCGCTGCGCGAGAGCGTCGCCGGTCTGCTGCCGCGGGCACGCCACGTGGAGGGCAATCGCTTCGGCAGCATCGGTAGCGGGTTGGCCATCGAGGCGCGCAAGCGCTACGGTTGA
- a CDS encoding NAD(P)-dependent oxidoreductase has translation MTDLPTLAFAGIGLMGLPMCRRLLAAGYRLVVWNRSPEKCQPLVEQGAKAVATPAELCAEADIVLLCLADTAAVRAVLFGKGGIAEGGKAGKLLVDHSSLEPTATRDMAAELEFRSGMRWVDAPVSGGTPGAEAGSLVIMAGGRVEDVERVRPMLMNLGQRVTHMGDVGAGQVTKVCNQMIVACNALVIAEVVALAERAGVDAGLLAPALAGGFADSKPLQILAPQMAASEFEPVKWHVRTLLKDLDTAVKLSREQGSATPLSGLAAQLMRLHGSQGNLECDPATLVQMYREGDQ, from the coding sequence ATGACCGATCTGCCAACTCTTGCCTTCGCCGGTATCGGCCTGATGGGGCTGCCGATGTGCCGCCGCCTCCTGGCAGCAGGGTATCGCTTGGTGGTGTGGAATCGCTCGCCCGAGAAGTGCCAGCCGCTGGTTGAGCAGGGTGCCAAAGCGGTTGCAACGCCCGCCGAGCTCTGCGCTGAGGCGGACATTGTGCTGCTATGCCTGGCCGATACTGCCGCCGTGCGTGCGGTGCTTTTTGGCAAGGGCGGAATTGCCGAAGGTGGTAAAGCCGGCAAGCTCTTGGTCGATCACTCCAGCCTGGAGCCGACGGCAACACGCGACATGGCCGCCGAGCTGGAATTTCGCAGCGGCATGCGCTGGGTCGATGCCCCGGTATCCGGCGGTACTCCGGGTGCGGAGGCGGGCAGTCTGGTAATCATGGCTGGCGGTCGAGTCGAGGATGTCGAGCGGGTGCGTCCGATGCTGATGAACCTGGGACAGCGCGTTACCCACATGGGAGACGTTGGCGCTGGGCAGGTAACCAAGGTCTGCAATCAGATGATCGTGGCCTGCAATGCGCTGGTGATCGCTGAAGTGGTCGCGCTTGCCGAGCGTGCCGGTGTTGATGCCGGCCTGCTGGCGCCGGCATTGGCCGGCGGGTTCGCCGATTCCAAGCCACTGCAGATCCTCGCCCCGCAGATGGCGGCGAGCGAATTCGAGCCGGTGAAGTGGCATGTGCGGACGCTGCTAAAGGATCTGGACACCGCCGTGAAGCTGTCCCGCGAGCAGGGTTCGGCCACGCCTTTGAGCGGTCTTGCCGCGCAACTGATGCGATTGCATGGCAGCCAGGGCAACCTGGAGTGCGATCCTGCCACGCTGGTGCAGATGTACCGGGAGGGCGACCAATGA